In Rhodovulum sulfidophilum DSM 1374, the following are encoded in one genomic region:
- a CDS encoding potassium channel family protein has translation MKRRTFAVIGLGTFGSTVATELARFGNPVMGIDIDEKIVGRYADVLSEAVIADGRDELALREAGVGNYDVALVAIGEDLEANILCSMSVKMLGVKTIWVKALSKTHHRILSKIGADRIVLPEQEVGQHIAQMLHNPLVRDYVSLGNGFHVVDLTVPEPLEGRAVGEVKLLSGYDLRALGAMREGEFLSCESGELELKTGDKLLVLGRRADLRRFGDDLLDEA, from the coding sequence GTGAAAAGACGTACCTTTGCCGTGATCGGTCTTGGCACTTTCGGCAGTACCGTGGCGACCGAGCTTGCGCGTTTCGGCAACCCTGTGATGGGCATCGATATCGACGAGAAGATCGTCGGCCGCTATGCCGACGTGTTGTCCGAAGCGGTGATTGCCGACGGACGCGACGAACTGGCCCTGCGCGAGGCCGGGGTCGGCAATTACGATGTCGCGCTGGTGGCCATCGGCGAGGATCTCGAGGCCAATATCCTCTGCTCGATGAGCGTCAAGATGCTGGGGGTGAAGACGATCTGGGTGAAGGCATTGTCCAAGACCCATCACCGGATCCTGTCGAAGATCGGCGCCGACCGGATCGTACTTCCGGAACAGGAGGTCGGCCAGCATATCGCGCAGATGCTGCACAACCCGCTGGTGCGCGATTATGTGAGCCTCGGCAACGGTTTCCACGTGGTCGACTTGACCGTGCCGGAACCGCTGGAGGGGCGGGCGGTCGGCGAGGTCAAGCTGCTCTCGGGCTATGATCTGCGGGCGCTGGGCGCGATGCGCGAGGGCGAGTTCCTGTCCTGCGAAAGCGGCGAGCTGGAACTGAAGACCGGCGACAAGCTTCTGGTGCTGGGCCGCCGCGCCGATTTGCGCCGCTTCGGCGACGACCTGCTGGACGAGGCCTGA
- a CDS encoding histidine phosphatase family protein: MRLILLRHGETLWNAEKRLQGHDNSPLSPRGIEQARAIVPRLGALSPARVVTSDLGRVRQTAEIVGHAEAPSDDRLRELDMGEWTGLRKDALIAEQAELYNAWRAGRYTPAGGETWDGFVRRITSALSDWLYAGQGDLLAIVHSGVVRAACFGFLGLKPAHLLPVAPGHLTILDFEDVRDTAPPRLEAYNLGEFAPDKNVAD, encoded by the coding sequence ATGAGACTGATCCTTCTGCGCCATGGGGAAACCCTCTGGAACGCCGAGAAGCGCCTGCAGGGGCATGACAATTCGCCTCTGTCGCCGCGCGGCATCGAACAGGCCCGCGCCATCGTCCCGCGGCTTGGCGCGCTGAGCCCGGCGCGGGTCGTGACCTCGGATCTCGGGCGGGTGCGGCAGACGGCGGAAATCGTCGGCCATGCCGAGGCCCCCTCCGACGACCGGCTGCGCGAACTCGACATGGGTGAATGGACGGGGCTGCGCAAGGACGCGCTGATCGCCGAGCAGGCCGAGCTTTACAACGCCTGGCGCGCGGGCCGCTACACCCCCGCCGGTGGCGAGACCTGGGATGGGTTCGTCCGCCGGATCACCTCGGCCCTGAGCGACTGGCTCTATGCCGGTCAGGGCGATCTGCTGGCGATCGTCCATAGCGGTGTCGTGCGGGCCGCCTGTTTCGGGTTTCTGGGGCTGAAGCCCGCGCATCTTCTGCCGGTGGCGCCCGGCCATCTGACGATCCTCGATTTCGAGGATGTCCGGGATACGGCGCCGCCGCGTCTCGAGGCCTATAATCTTGGCGAATTCGCTCCCGACAAGAATGTCGCCGACTAG
- a CDS encoding SLC13 family permease: MPVPVPETRTETAAGPSPKGPGPDKDRKDTLLRRYGIFLAAAVFLALYLMPNPAGLEPEGQKALAVFCGALTLWVAGTIPIYLTSMIAIIALALTGTVGEKTAFGTLGFNVIWLMVAAFVLTSAMVKSDLARRFALWMVTRFGGTPTRTLAILVLINFVIVFFIPSTTARASLMVPICIILLEIYRAVPGKSNFGKLMMLLGVQADALATSGVMTGTAANMIAVQFIYDQAGGEIGYMDWLLAGMPMAMMSMCLTFLVGLRLFRFSDEIDFSHGMSKLEEQHRSLGPISLAEKKAMAIFALTVTLWATADYQEIWFDGFSISIYVTAVIAAVLCLMPRVGLLEWKEANIKWDLMIFAAGAYAAGNALESTGGAEWMIGGLVRGLGIEAMSTAAVYVVVIFLSMFSHMVFTSKTVRTTILIPSIIALAQTLGLNPVTLALAASFTLTYTITLPPHSKVNTLYFATGYFSVLEQLKYGIVTCLIGGTVISVSVFTWFKLLGYGL, encoded by the coding sequence GTGCCCGTGCCTGTGCCCGAGACCCGAACCGAAACCGCCGCCGGTCCGTCCCCGAAAGGGCCGGGGCCGGACAAGGACAGGAAGGACACGCTGCTGCGCCGATACGGCATCTTTCTGGCCGCGGCCGTCTTTCTGGCGCTGTATCTGATGCCGAACCCGGCGGGGCTGGAACCCGAGGGGCAGAAGGCGCTTGCGGTCTTCTGCGGGGCGCTGACGCTTTGGGTCGCGGGCACGATCCCGATCTACCTGACCTCGATGATCGCCATCATCGCCCTCGCGCTGACCGGCACCGTCGGTGAAAAGACCGCTTTCGGAACGCTCGGTTTCAACGTGATCTGGCTGATGGTCGCGGCCTTCGTCCTGACCTCGGCCATGGTCAAGTCGGACCTCGCGCGCCGTTTCGCGCTCTGGATGGTCACCAGGTTCGGCGGCACGCCGACGCGGACGCTGGCGATCCTGGTGCTGATCAACTTCGTGATCGTCTTCTTCATCCCCTCGACGACCGCGCGTGCCAGCCTGATGGTGCCGATCTGCATCATCCTGCTCGAGATCTACCGGGCGGTCCCCGGCAAGAGCAATTTCGGCAAGCTTATGATGCTGCTGGGCGTGCAGGCCGATGCGCTTGCCACCTCGGGCGTGATGACCGGCACCGCCGCCAACATGATCGCCGTGCAGTTCATCTACGATCAGGCCGGTGGCGAGATCGGCTACATGGACTGGCTGCTGGCCGGCATGCCGATGGCGATGATGTCGATGTGTCTCACCTTCCTCGTCGGGCTGCGCCTGTTCCGTTTCAGCGACGAGATCGATTTCAGCCACGGCATGTCGAAGCTCGAGGAACAGCATCGCAGCCTCGGTCCGATCTCGCTGGCCGAGAAGAAGGCCATGGCGATCTTCGCGCTCACGGTGACGCTTTGGGCGACGGCGGATTACCAGGAGATCTGGTTCGACGGCTTTTCCATCTCGATCTACGTGACCGCGGTGATCGCCGCCGTGCTGTGCCTGATGCCGCGGGTCGGCCTTTTGGAATGGAAGGAGGCCAATATCAAATGGGACCTGATGATCTTCGCCGCCGGCGCCTATGCGGCGGGAAACGCGCTGGAATCGACCGGCGGGGCGGAATGGATGATCGGCGGTCTCGTGCGCGGGCTCGGGATCGAGGCCATGAGCACGGCAGCGGTCTATGTCGTCGTGATCTTCCTCAGCATGTTCAGCCACATGGTCTTCACCTCGAAGACGGTGCGCACGACCATCCTGATCCCCTCGATCATCGCGCTGGCCCAGACCTTGGGGCTCAACCCGGTGACGCTTGCGCTGGCGGCCTCCTTCACCCTGACCTACACGATCACCCTGCCGCCGCATTCCAAGGTCAACACGCTCTATTTCGCGACCGGCTATTTCAGCGTTCTCGAGCAGCTGAAATACGGGATCGTCACCTGCCTGATCGGCGGCACGGTGATCTCTGTCTCGGTGTTCACCTGGTTCAAGCTGCTGGGCTACGGCCTGTGA
- a CDS encoding LysR family transcriptional regulator has product MNIAQLETFLELSDCLNVTETAARMNCTQPAVSARIRGLEQSLDAPLFDRIGKRMHLTANGILFLDYARKAVGALQEASEHLRQMDDPLAGTIRFGASNFTGIYLMPAFLGRYRQAAPDLEFELEIASSAQLLAELDTAKLEFLILSDHIAVDERRYQCRHICNDEMVLVVPPAHPLAKLRTATLADLSQDVFLMKPPPSASRSFLLDRIQGDESSLGRVMHISSTEAIKQGVLHGLGISVLSRFVVAQELADGRLKEVPMALRPFRRGIRAINLRDKLLTPAASEFLKRLVESGGRAEALAWTAGGASGHTSHPRSGRAHRQA; this is encoded by the coding sequence ATGAACATCGCCCAGCTCGAGACCTTCCTGGAGCTTTCGGACTGCCTGAATGTGACCGAAACGGCGGCGCGGATGAACTGCACCCAGCCCGCCGTCAGCGCCCGCATCCGCGGGCTCGAGCAAAGCCTCGACGCGCCCCTGTTCGACCGGATCGGCAAGCGCATGCATCTGACCGCGAACGGCATTCTGTTTCTCGACTATGCGCGCAAGGCCGTGGGCGCGCTTCAGGAAGCCAGCGAACATCTGCGCCAGATGGACGATCCGCTGGCCGGCACGATCCGCTTCGGGGCGTCGAATTTCACCGGGATCTACCTGATGCCGGCCTTTCTCGGGCGCTATCGTCAGGCCGCGCCAGATCTGGAATTCGAGCTTGAAATCGCCAGTTCGGCACAGCTGCTTGCCGAGCTCGACACGGCCAAGCTCGAATTCCTGATCCTCTCGGACCATATCGCGGTGGATGAACGCCGCTATCAGTGTCGCCACATCTGCAATGACGAGATGGTGCTGGTCGTCCCCCCCGCGCATCCTCTCGCCAAGCTCAGGACCGCAACGCTGGCCGACCTGTCGCAGGATGTGTTCCTGATGAAACCGCCCCCCTCCGCCTCGCGCAGCTTCCTTTTGGACCGGATCCAGGGCGACGAAAGCAGCCTGGGGCGGGTGATGCATATTTCCTCGACCGAGGCGATCAAGCAGGGCGTGCTGCACGGGCTCGGGATATCGGTCCTGTCGCGCTTCGTGGTGGCGCAGGAGCTGGCCGATGGCCGCCTGAAAGAGGTTCCGATGGCGCTTCGCCCGTTCCGGCGCGGGATCCGGGCGATCAACCTGCGCGACAAGCTGCTGACCCCCGCGGCCAGTGAATTCCTCAAACGGCTGGTCGAGAGCGGTGGCCGGGCGGAGGCCTTGGCCTGGACCGCCGGGGGCGCGTCAGGTCACACGTCGCATCCGCGCTCAGGCAGAGCGCACCGCCAGGCATGA
- a CDS encoding MaoC family dehydratase, whose translation MSGQAVLLGRGFYWQDMTVGDRYRTYGRTVTPSDISAFVNLAGMIEVLFTNAEYRRSEAAIKGNPSPGALVFALAEGLALNATAQETGLAFLGTTMTIKGPVLEGDTIDVEIEVLEVRQESKGTRGLVKTRNTVRNQRGETVMVYEPLRLMQGR comes from the coding sequence ATGAGCGGGCAGGCTGTGCTTCTGGGCCGGGGGTTCTACTGGCAGGACATGACGGTCGGGGACCGGTATCGGACCTATGGCAGGACGGTGACGCCTTCCGACATCTCGGCCTTCGTCAATCTGGCCGGGATGATCGAGGTACTCTTCACCAATGCCGAATATCGCCGCAGCGAGGCAGCGATCAAGGGCAATCCCTCCCCCGGCGCCCTGGTCTTCGCCCTGGCCGAAGGTCTGGCGCTGAATGCGACGGCACAGGAAACCGGGCTTGCCTTTCTCGGCACGACCATGACCATCAAGGGCCCCGTTCTCGAAGGCGATACGATCGATGTCGAGATCGAAGTTCTCGAGGTCCGTCAGGAAAGCAAGGGCACCCGCGGCCTGGTGAAGACGAGGAACACGGTTCGGAACCAGCGGGGAGAGACCGTCATGGTCTACGAGCCTCTGCGGCTGATGCAGGGACGGTAA
- a CDS encoding HpcH/HpaI aldolase/citrate lyase family protein has product MRSWLFVPGNRPDRIAKARGLSADVLILDLEDSVAISEKAAARTCVLEALREPRGASRLWVRVNPLQTSDFEADLDTALAGGADGIVLPKAESGACIRALGAACAARGQACPPVLAIATETAGAIFGLGSYAGLSSNLAGLTWGAEDLSAALGSARSRGEDGALTGPYALARNLTLFGAVAAEVQPVDTVWTDIRDLAGLEAECLAAVRDGFTGKMAIHPAQVPIINRCFRPSEQEIEAARRIVEAFEADPTAGVVAIDGEMIDMPHLKRSRLILQRAGEAT; this is encoded by the coding sequence ATGAGGTCCTGGCTTTTCGTTCCCGGCAACCGGCCCGACAGGATCGCCAAGGCGCGCGGCCTGTCGGCGGATGTGCTGATCCTCGATCTGGAAGATTCGGTGGCGATCTCCGAAAAGGCCGCCGCGCGAACCTGCGTGCTCGAGGCGCTCCGCGAACCGCGCGGGGCGAGCCGGCTCTGGGTCCGGGTGAACCCGCTGCAGACGTCGGATTTCGAGGCGGATCTCGATACCGCGCTTGCGGGCGGCGCGGACGGGATCGTACTGCCGAAGGCCGAAAGCGGCGCCTGTATCCGGGCGCTGGGCGCGGCCTGCGCGGCGCGGGGGCAGGCCTGCCCGCCGGTGCTTGCCATCGCGACCGAGACGGCAGGGGCGATCTTCGGGCTCGGCAGCTATGCCGGTCTCTCCTCCAACCTCGCCGGGCTGACCTGGGGCGCCGAGGATCTGTCGGCGGCGCTGGGCAGCGCCAGATCGCGCGGGGAGGACGGGGCGCTGACCGGCCCCTATGCCCTGGCCCGGAACCTGACGCTTTTCGGTGCGGTGGCCGCAGAGGTGCAGCCCGTCGACACGGTCTGGACCGACATTCGCGATCTGGCGGGGCTCGAGGCAGAGTGCCTGGCGGCGGTCCGTGACGGCTTTACCGGGAAGATGGCGATCCATCCGGCGCAGGTCCCCATCATCAATCGCTGCTTCCGGCCCTCCGAGCAAGAGATCGAGGCGGCGCGCCGGATCGTTGAGGCCTTCGAGGCCGATCCCACGGCCGGTGTGGTGGCCATTGACGGCGAGATGATCGACATGCCGCATCTCAAGCGCTCGCGGCTGATCCTGCAGCGGGCAGGAGAGGCGACATGA
- a CDS encoding MaoC family dehydratase has product MAGRWLEEFRAGEVIHHAITRTVTEADNMGFSVQTMNPQPLHIDRHFAEATEWGQPLVNSLLTLGIMIGISVHETTLGTTLGNLGMTDVSFPAPVFHGDTLRVETEVISARPSRSRPGQGVVVFEHRARKQDGTLVAQCRRSALMMSSLDKEAV; this is encoded by the coding sequence ATGGCCGGACGCTGGCTGGAAGAGTTTCGGGCGGGAGAGGTCATTCACCATGCCATCACCCGCACGGTGACCGAGGCCGACAATATGGGCTTCTCGGTCCAGACCATGAACCCGCAGCCCTTGCATATCGACCGTCACTTCGCCGAGGCGACGGAATGGGGGCAGCCGCTGGTGAATTCGCTTCTGACGCTTGGCATCATGATCGGGATCTCCGTTCACGAGACCACGCTCGGGACGACGCTGGGCAATCTCGGGATGACCGATGTCAGCTTCCCGGCGCCGGTCTTTCATGGCGACACGCTGCGGGTCGAGACCGAGGTGATCTCGGCGCGCCCGTCGCGGTCGCGGCCCGGGCAGGGGGTGGTGGTCTTCGAGCACCGCGCCCGCAAACAGGACGGAACACTGGTCGCGCAATGCCGCCGCTCGGCGCTGATGATGTCCAGTCTCGACAAGGAAGCGGTGTGA
- a CDS encoding CaiB/BaiF CoA transferase family protein, with amino-acid sequence MLDLLKDVRVVELTTIVLGPMAGQMLGDFGADVVKVEAPNGDLARYVDPRSQAGVSSMFANNNRNKKSIALDLKTAEGREILLKLIDGADVFLHNMRLQAVERLGLGPAELMARNPRLIYCSAIGFGSDGPYAARPAYDDVIQAASGIASLPTYTGNDPSYVPGVIADKIAALYAASAISAALVGRGRSGRGCEIEVPMFEVMTSFVMAEHMAAASFDKAAPAGYQRLLNRHRRPFPTSDGWIAVLPYTERHWRRTFEELGRGDVLAQPWFADATERSQHVGEMYEILGQEMPKRATEAWIATFERLDVPHSRVSGLDDLLGDPHLQAVGFFAPTDDLENRVRSVPQPVRFRAQPSVPDRRAPELGEDGPALLAELGFGPEAIRGLEARGVLGRMAGSDKEEA; translated from the coding sequence GTGCTTGATCTGTTGAAGGATGTACGGGTCGTCGAGCTGACGACGATCGTGCTCGGGCCGATGGCGGGCCAGATGCTGGGCGATTTCGGAGCGGATGTCGTCAAGGTCGAGGCGCCGAACGGCGATCTGGCGCGCTATGTCGATCCGCGTTCGCAGGCCGGCGTCAGCTCGATGTTCGCCAACAACAACCGCAATAAGAAGAGCATCGCCCTGGATCTGAAGACCGCCGAAGGCCGCGAGATCCTGCTGAAGCTGATCGACGGGGCGGATGTCTTCCTGCACAACATGCGCCTACAGGCGGTCGAGCGTCTGGGGCTGGGGCCGGCAGAGCTGATGGCGCGCAATCCGCGGCTGATCTACTGCTCGGCCATCGGCTTCGGCAGCGATGGCCCCTATGCCGCCCGGCCCGCCTATGACGACGTGATCCAGGCGGCCTCGGGCATCGCCAGCCTGCCGACCTATACCGGCAACGACCCGTCCTACGTGCCGGGCGTGATCGCCGACAAGATCGCGGCGCTCTACGCGGCCAGCGCGATTTCGGCCGCGCTGGTCGGGCGCGGCCGGTCGGGCAGGGGCTGCGAGATCGAGGTGCCGATGTTCGAGGTCATGACCTCCTTCGTGATGGCCGAGCACATGGCCGCCGCCAGTTTCGACAAGGCCGCGCCCGCCGGGTATCAGCGGCTTCTGAACCGCCATCGTCGTCCCTTTCCCACCAGCGACGGCTGGATCGCGGTGCTGCCCTATACCGAACGGCATTGGCGCCGGACCTTCGAGGAACTCGGCCGCGGCGATGTCCTGGCCCAGCCCTGGTTCGCGGATGCGACCGAGCGCTCGCAGCATGTCGGCGAGATGTACGAGATCCTGGGCCAGGAGATGCCGAAGCGCGCGACCGAGGCCTGGATCGCGACCTTCGAGCGTCTCGATGTGCCGCATTCGCGCGTCAGCGGGCTCGACGATCTGCTGGGCGATCCGCATTTGCAGGCGGTCGGTTTCTTCGCGCCGACCGACGATCTGGAAAACCGGGTGCGCTCGGTCCCGCAACCGGTGCGCTTTCGCGCGCAGCCCTCGGTGCCGGACCGCCGCGCCCCCGAGCTTGGCGAGGACGGGCCGGCGCTGTTGGCCGAGCTGGGCTTCGGTCCCGAGGCCATCCGGGGGCTCGAAGCGCGCGGCGTGCTTGGACGAATGGCAGGATCAGACAAGGAGGAGGCGTGA
- the dctP gene encoding TRAP transporter substrate-binding protein DctP: MKSTISILSICAALASASTVAAQEVTLKIADSLPADHIITRNTTDVFTARLKEEFGDRIEIEHYPAQQLAKAKDILSITQAGIADIGYIVPSYVSEKMPLGGVVELPGEIASSCEGTLAFADLIQPGGTLDRLEFQPNGVRVLYNVALSPYQAVFSKRADVTSLDGFQGMKMRSNPGAMELSLQSAGATAVRMTPPEIFDAMTKGTVDGALLPFTSTYSYGLDQIVGSATRNANFGSVGITYAISQRKWDSLPADIQEAMTRIGREVTESACKAFDTAEAELKDKLSGAGATVFALDEEEAARLNADFASVADDWAAALDKRGKDGSEILAEFRAEVAALRENGN; the protein is encoded by the coding sequence ATGAAATCCACCATCAGCATCCTGTCGATATGCGCCGCGCTGGCATCCGCCTCGACGGTCGCGGCGCAGGAGGTCACGCTCAAGATCGCCGACAGCCTGCCTGCCGATCACATCATCACCAGGAACACCACCGACGTGTTCACGGCGCGGCTCAAGGAAGAGTTCGGCGACCGGATCGAGATCGAGCATTACCCCGCGCAGCAGCTGGCCAAGGCCAAGGACATCCTGTCGATCACCCAGGCCGGGATCGCCGATATCGGCTATATCGTGCCCTCCTACGTGTCCGAGAAGATGCCGCTTGGCGGGGTGGTGGAACTGCCCGGCGAGATTGCCTCCTCCTGCGAGGGGACGCTGGCCTTCGCCGACCTGATCCAGCCCGGCGGCACGCTCGACAGGCTCGAGTTTCAGCCCAACGGGGTGCGCGTGCTTTATAACGTGGCGCTGTCGCCCTATCAGGCGGTCTTCTCGAAACGGGCGGATGTGACCTCGCTTGACGGGTTCCAGGGCATGAAGATGCGCTCGAACCCCGGTGCGATGGAGCTGTCGCTGCAATCCGCGGGGGCGACGGCGGTGCGCATGACCCCGCCCGAGATCTTCGACGCGATGACCAAGGGCACGGTGGACGGGGCGTTGCTGCCCTTCACCTCGACCTATTCCTACGGGCTCGACCAGATCGTCGGCTCGGCGACCCGGAACGCGAATTTCGGATCGGTCGGCATCACCTACGCGATCTCGCAGCGCAAGTGGGACAGCCTGCCCGCCGACATCCAGGAGGCCATGACCCGGATCGGCCGGGAGGTGACCGAAAGCGCCTGCAAGGCCTTCGACACCGCCGAGGCGGAGCTCAAGGACAAGCTGTCCGGGGCGGGCGCGACGGTCTTCGCGCTCGACGAGGAAGAGGCGGCCAGGCTGAACGCCGATTTCGCCAGCGTCGCCGATGACTGGGCCGCGGCCCTCGACAAGCGCGGCAAGGATGGCAGCGAGATCCTCGCCGAGTTCCGGGCCGAGGTCGCAGCCCTCCGCGAGAACGGCAACTGA
- a CDS encoding cupin domain-containing protein gives MSTAKDAIDPNMYFMTEAKAAPYAPRGHSGTVNRRLVSPETGATQIEVLIGRIEPGEGASPHFHPGIDQFCWMLEGRARVEIGGLTREIGPEESCFFPADMPHTFTAIGETPVKVLICYGPPYGEGARVEC, from the coding sequence ATGTCGACCGCGAAGGACGCCATCGACCCCAACATGTATTTCATGACCGAGGCCAAGGCCGCGCCCTACGCGCCGCGCGGCCATAGCGGGACGGTGAACCGGCGCCTCGTCTCGCCCGAAACCGGCGCCACGCAGATCGAGGTCCTGATCGGCCGGATCGAGCCGGGCGAGGGCGCCAGCCCGCATTTCCACCCCGGCATCGACCAGTTCTGCTGGATGCTGGAGGGCCGCGCCCGGGTCGAGATCGGAGGCCTCACCCGCGAGATCGGCCCGGAGGAAAGCTGCTTCTTCCCCGCCGACATGCCGCACACCTTCACCGCGATCGGAGAGACGCCGGTCAAGGTCCTGATCTGCTACGGCCCGCCTTACGGAGAAGGCGCCCGCGTCGAGTGCTGA
- a CDS encoding TRAP transporter large permease: MTSLLVVIGLLGLLLLGVPVGFALAFTGLVGLMTIVGFDSALSVLSTTPLSTTNGFELIAVPLFILMAEFVIVSGIADRMFKAITIWVGRLPGGLAVATALAGAGFGAISGSSTAAAAALSSTSIPAMRRAGYDVKFASGVVAVSGTLAMLIPPSIALVLYGIIVEVNIASLLIGGVIPGIIVTLAIIATIYVLMARDPSIAPAARSWPMRDKLRALRAIGPMLLLLLCVTGSIYLGIATPTEAAGLGAFGAFLIAAAFRTLTLKTTWGALARAVRATCMIFMIIIGAHIFGYVLTLGQITPDFVNWITGLEVSPYLVMAGIIAFYLVMGCFMDQMAILILTVPVMVPAITSLGFDPVWFGVLVVVAAEVGMITPPLGMNIFVVSRYAERPLSEIFRGVAPHVVSHIIVLALLVAFPQLVLWLPGTTQ, encoded by the coding sequence ATGACCTCGCTTCTTGTCGTCATCGGACTTCTCGGCCTGCTGCTGCTGGGGGTCCCGGTTGGCTTTGCGCTGGCCTTCACCGGCCTCGTGGGGCTGATGACCATCGTCGGTTTCGACAGTGCGCTGTCGGTGCTTTCGACAACGCCGCTTTCGACCACGAACGGTTTCGAGCTGATCGCGGTCCCGCTTTTCATCCTGATGGCCGAATTCGTGATCGTCAGCGGCATCGCCGACCGGATGTTCAAGGCGATCACCATCTGGGTCGGCCGCCTGCCGGGCGGGCTGGCCGTGGCCACGGCCCTTGCCGGGGCCGGGTTCGGGGCGATTTCGGGCTCGTCGACCGCGGCGGCCGCGGCGCTGTCCTCGACCTCGATCCCGGCGATGCGCCGGGCCGGATATGACGTGAAATTCGCCTCTGGCGTGGTCGCGGTCTCGGGCACGCTGGCCATGCTGATCCCGCCATCGATCGCGCTGGTTCTCTACGGCATCATCGTCGAGGTGAATATCGCGTCGCTGCTGATCGGGGGCGTGATCCCGGGGATCATCGTGACACTGGCGATCATCGCGACGATCTATGTGCTGATGGCGCGCGATCCCTCGATCGCCCCGGCCGCGCGTTCCTGGCCGATGCGCGACAAGCTCCGGGCGCTGCGCGCCATCGGGCCGATGCTGCTGCTTCTGCTCTGCGTGACGGGCTCGATCTATCTCGGCATCGCGACGCCGACCGAGGCCGCCGGGCTCGGGGCCTTCGGCGCCTTCCTGATCGCCGCGGCCTTCCGCACCCTCACCCTGAAGACGACCTGGGGCGCCCTGGCCCGGGCCGTCCGCGCGACCTGCATGATCTTCATGATCATCATCGGGGCGCATATCTTCGGCTATGTCCTCACGCTGGGGCAGATCACGCCCGACTTCGTGAACTGGATCACCGGTCTCGAGGTCTCGCCCTATCTGGTGATGGCCGGGATCATCGCCTTCTACCTGGTCATGGGCTGCTTCATGGATCAGATGGCGATCCTGATCCTGACCGTGCCGGTGATGGTCCCCGCGATCACCAGCCTCGGCTTCGATCCGGTCTGGTTCGGCGTGCTGGTCGTGGTCGCGGCCGAGGTCGGCATGATCACCCCGCCTCTGGGCATGAACATCTTCGTGGTGTCCCGCTATGCCGAGCGGCCGCTCTCCGAGATCTTTCGCGGCGTCGCGCCGCATGTGGTCTCGCATATCATCGTTCTGGCGTTGCTTGTCGCGTTCCCGCAGCTGGTGCTGTGGCTGCCCGGCACGACGCAATAA
- a CDS encoding TRAP transporter small permease, whose amino-acid sequence MIRKAMSFVDHAFTAVAVLALAVMTLLIVADVALRYGAGTPIFFAHDLVVLYLTPAVFFFGFGPTYWRSEHLSVDLLTLNLPRRLRELTDVLSSAIGLWIFGLLTWVAWERAAGSFANDEVIASIVPWPAWASYALVPLGSAAMVLVCAARILISLGNAFGRVSGEAAQ is encoded by the coding sequence ATGATCCGCAAGGCCATGTCCTTCGTCGACCATGCCTTCACCGCGGTGGCGGTCCTTGCGCTGGCGGTCATGACGCTTCTGATCGTCGCCGATGTCGCGCTGCGCTACGGCGCCGGGACGCCGATCTTCTTCGCGCATGATCTGGTCGTGCTCTACCTGACGCCCGCGGTGTTCTTCTTCGGATTCGGCCCGACCTACTGGCGCTCCGAACATCTGTCGGTCGATCTGCTGACGCTCAACCTGCCGCGCCGGCTCAGGGAGCTGACCGATGTCCTGTCCAGCGCGATCGGGCTCTGGATCTTCGGCCTGCTGACCTGGGTCGCCTGGGAGCGCGCCGCCGGAAGCTTCGCGAATGACGAGGTCATCGCCAGCATCGTGCCCTGGCCGGCCTGGGCAAGCTATGCCCTGGTGCCGCTGGGCTCGGCCGCGATGGTTCTGGTCTGCGCGGCCCGCATCCTGATCTCGCTTGGCAATGCCTTCGGCCGCGTCAGCGGGGAGGCGGCGCAATGA